A genomic window from Streptomyces sp. MST-110588 includes:
- a CDS encoding protein phosphatase 2C domain-containing protein, with protein MRIELSSEPGDPQRPNEDYASVALPASGQGGVLVLLDGVTPPPGDDGCVHGVPWFTARLGGAMLELSASLLDMTLPEVLSAAITRTAEAHRSTCDLSHARTPQATVVAARWSQETVEHLVLSDSALLVGCPDGSVRPVLDTRLDELPPEVRALRATVRALPHGSPERAGAAAEYGRAVEALRNAEGGFHTAAADPSVAARAVTGTMPRAEVTSLAALTDGATRWVEVFREGSWADCLTLLAKQGPRALVEQVRTAEAADPEGRAFPRGKSQDDATAVFVSL; from the coding sequence ATGCGTATCGAACTGTCCTCCGAGCCAGGAGATCCCCAACGCCCGAACGAGGACTACGCGTCCGTCGCCCTTCCGGCCTCCGGCCAGGGCGGAGTCCTGGTGCTCCTGGACGGGGTGACGCCGCCGCCGGGCGACGACGGATGCGTGCACGGCGTGCCCTGGTTCACCGCCCGGCTCGGCGGCGCGATGCTCGAACTGTCCGCTTCGCTCCTGGACATGACGCTCCCCGAGGTGCTCTCCGCCGCCATCACCCGCACCGCCGAAGCCCATCGGTCAACCTGTGACCTTTCTCACGCCCGTACGCCACAGGCAACCGTGGTGGCCGCCCGCTGGTCCCAGGAGACCGTCGAGCACCTGGTCCTGTCCGATTCGGCCCTGCTCGTCGGATGTCCGGACGGCTCGGTCCGCCCGGTCCTGGACACCCGCCTGGACGAGCTGCCACCCGAGGTCCGCGCACTGCGCGCCACCGTACGGGCGCTGCCGCACGGCTCCCCCGAACGGGCCGGGGCAGCCGCGGAGTACGGGCGGGCCGTCGAGGCGCTGCGCAACGCCGAGGGCGGCTTCCACACCGCCGCGGCCGATCCGTCGGTGGCCGCCCGCGCGGTCACCGGCACCATGCCGCGCGCGGAGGTGACGTCCCTGGCCGCGCTCACCGACGGGGCGACGCGCTGGGTCGAGGTCTTCCGCGAGGGCTCCTGGGCAGACTGCCTGACCCTGCTGGCCAAGCAGGGGCCGCGCGCCCTGGTGGAACAGGTCCGTACGGCGGAGGCCGCCGACCCCGAGGGGCGGGCCTTCCCGCGCGGCAAGTCGCAGGACGACGCCACGGCGGTCTTCGTGTCCCTGTGA
- a CDS encoding MarR family transcriptional regulator encodes MHNTGADGRPAAGEHSGVDHEFLALERELAVFLRRARASSGELARAVHPDLESAAYGLLMRLADAGQQRATDLAGYFGVGKATMSRQLRALEDLGLVAREPDPADGRAVLVRLTDEGRARFTRVRDGRRAQYARRLAAWDRKEVAELARLLHRLNGEQPPEEV; translated from the coding sequence GTGCACAACACCGGAGCCGACGGCAGGCCGGCGGCAGGCGAGCACAGTGGTGTGGACCACGAATTCCTGGCGCTGGAACGCGAGTTGGCGGTCTTCCTGCGCCGCGCCCGCGCCTCGTCCGGTGAGCTGGCGCGCGCGGTCCACCCGGACCTGGAGTCGGCGGCGTACGGCCTGCTGATGCGGCTGGCCGACGCCGGGCAGCAGCGGGCCACGGACCTCGCCGGCTACTTCGGCGTCGGCAAGGCCACCATGAGCCGTCAGTTGCGCGCCCTGGAGGACCTCGGTCTGGTCGCCCGCGAGCCGGACCCCGCCGACGGCCGGGCCGTCCTGGTCCGCCTCACCGACGAGGGCCGCGCCCGCTTCACCCGCGTACGCGACGGCCGGCGCGCCCAGTACGCGCGCCGCCTCGCCGCCTGGGACCGCAAGGAGGTCGCGGAACTGGCGCGGCTGCTGCACCGCTTGAACGGGGAGCAGCCGCCCGAGGAGGTGTAG
- a CDS encoding lysozyme: protein MPVHRSGAPRRARSPRTASVMFLALAALLLGPSGTAGAAPAPPPGPAPSSYGKSAPEPTHPDRDWAGSQVAAHEGDPPGQAPKPPVAASVEGVDVSSHNGNVAWQTLWNGGVRFAYVKATESTSYTNPYFTQQYNGSYDVGMIRGAYHFATPNTSSGAAQANYFVDHGGGWSGDGRTLPGALDMEYNPYGSTCYGKSATGLINWIKDWFATYKERTGRDAVIYTSTGWWKQCTGNYADFGSVNPLWIPRYGTSAGELPSGWGFHTIWQYTSSGTTVGDRDRFNGAYDRLQALANG from the coding sequence ATGCCTGTGCACAGATCCGGCGCGCCCCGCCGCGCGCGTTCGCCGCGCACCGCGTCCGTGATGTTCCTCGCCCTGGCCGCCCTCCTCCTGGGGCCGTCCGGCACCGCCGGCGCCGCCCCCGCTCCCCCTCCCGGCCCCGCCCCCTCCTCGTACGGGAAGAGCGCCCCCGAGCCCACCCACCCCGACCGGGACTGGGCCGGGTCCCAGGTGGCCGCGCACGAGGGCGACCCGCCGGGTCAGGCTCCGAAGCCGCCGGTCGCCGCGTCCGTGGAGGGCGTGGACGTCAGCAGCCACAACGGCAACGTCGCCTGGCAGACGCTGTGGAACGGCGGGGTGCGGTTCGCCTACGTCAAGGCGACCGAGTCCACCAGCTACACCAACCCCTACTTCACGCAGCAGTACAACGGCTCGTACGACGTCGGGATGATCCGGGGCGCGTACCACTTCGCCACGCCGAACACCTCCAGCGGCGCCGCGCAGGCGAACTACTTCGTCGACCACGGCGGCGGCTGGTCCGGGGACGGCAGGACGCTGCCGGGCGCGCTGGACATGGAGTACAACCCCTACGGCTCGACCTGCTACGGCAAGAGCGCCACCGGGCTGATCAACTGGATCAAGGACTGGTTCGCCACCTACAAGGAACGCACCGGGCGGGACGCCGTCATCTACACCTCCACCGGCTGGTGGAAGCAGTGCACCGGCAACTACGCCGACTTCGGCTCCGTCAACCCCCTGTGGATCCCGCGCTACGGCACCTCGGCCGGCGAACTCCCGTCCGGCTGGGGCTTCCACACCATCTGGCAGTACACCTCCTCCGGCACCACGGTAGGCGACCGCGACCGCTTCAACGGCGCCTACGACCGCCTCCAGGCCCTCGCCAACGGCTAA
- a CDS encoding Uma2 family endonuclease has protein sequence MTIALIDRTEMADNDEQDLDQFELLYEITPEGYKAEIVGGAICMSPQRGVHWKIIRRVLRQLEDHFGDESEINVDMRLDLPGCGNSFAPDLFKVSDEAEPDGQGRWRHQDVEFVLEVISRGTADNDYGKKKAAYAAGGIPVYLIADPYTAKWHLYTLPKDGMYQASLTSDFGVPVDLTGTVVGLKLGTENFPRERRA, from the coding sequence GTGACCATCGCACTGATCGACAGGACCGAGATGGCCGACAACGATGAGCAGGACTTGGATCAGTTCGAGCTGCTGTACGAAATCACCCCCGAAGGCTACAAAGCGGAGATCGTCGGGGGAGCCATCTGCATGTCACCACAGCGCGGAGTGCACTGGAAGATCATTCGTAGGGTGCTGCGGCAGTTGGAAGACCATTTCGGTGACGAGTCGGAGATCAATGTGGACATGCGCCTCGATCTCCCTGGCTGTGGCAACAGTTTCGCTCCGGATCTTTTCAAGGTCTCGGACGAGGCCGAGCCGGATGGACAGGGCCGGTGGCGCCACCAGGACGTGGAATTCGTGCTTGAGGTGATCTCGCGCGGGACCGCGGACAACGACTACGGGAAGAAGAAGGCCGCCTACGCTGCCGGCGGCATCCCCGTGTACCTGATCGCCGACCCGTATACGGCCAAGTGGCATCTGTACACGCTGCCGAAGGACGGCATGTATCAGGCGAGCCTGACCTCGGACTTCGGCGTGCCGGTCGATCTGACCGGCACCGTCGTCGGCCTGAAGCTCGGCACCGAGAATTTCCCGCGGGAGCGCCGGGCCTGA
- a CDS encoding Uma2 family endonuclease, which yields MTIELTDSRIEIEMADSDELSLDMMFDWLERMPVPEGYRAEIVEGAIYVSPQRDNHWDIIAAIYDQLREKYPRKQLKSDVRIDFPGHLNGFASDVIALRDGAVKDHKGRWRYEDIEFVAEVISRNTARNDYGPKLETYAVAEVPVYLIIDPCTGTWHLHTLPKDGKYHRYLTLDFGDPVDLTDTAVGLTLTTDEFPRD from the coding sequence ATGACCATCGAGCTGACCGACAGCAGGATCGAGATCGAGATGGCCGACAGCGACGAGCTCAGCCTGGACATGATGTTCGACTGGCTGGAGCGGATGCCCGTCCCCGAGGGCTACAGAGCAGAGATCGTCGAGGGGGCCATCTACGTCTCGCCGCAGCGGGACAATCACTGGGACATCATCGCCGCGATCTACGACCAGCTACGGGAGAAATACCCGAGGAAGCAGTTGAAGTCGGATGTGCGCATCGACTTCCCCGGCCACCTCAACGGTTTTGCGTCCGATGTGATCGCGCTGCGGGACGGCGCGGTCAAGGACCACAAAGGACGCTGGCGATACGAGGACATCGAATTCGTCGCCGAAGTCATCTCCAGGAACACGGCGCGCAACGATTACGGCCCCAAGCTGGAGACCTACGCGGTGGCCGAGGTCCCGGTCTACCTCATCATCGATCCCTGCACCGGTACCTGGCATCTCCACACGCTGCCCAAGGACGGAAAGTACCACCGGTACCTGACCCTCGACTTCGGCGACCCGGTGGACCTGACCGACACGGCCGTCGGCCTGACGCTGACCACCGACGAGTTTCCACGGGACTGA
- the lon gene encoding endopeptidase La yields MASTSASLTLPVLPLDDEVVLPGMVVPLDLSDAEVRAAVEAAQAAAASGNKPRVLLVPRVDGTYAGTGTLGRVEQVGRLSDGDPGALIRGLGRVRIGSGTTGPGAALWVEGTTVEESVPDPLPGAVTELVKEYKALATDWLKKRGAWQVVDRVQQIEGVSQLADNSGYSPFLTTEQKVQLLETADPVARLKLATEALREHLAEQNVAESIAKDVQEGVDKQQREFLLRRQMEAVRKELAELNGDPGDESEDYRARVEAADLPEEVRKAALKEVDKLERASDQSPEGSWIRTWLDTVLELPWNERTEDAYDIAGARAVLDADHAGLEDVKDRITEYLAVRKRRADRGLGLVGGRRGGAVLALVGPPGVGKTSLGESVARAMGRKFVRVALGGVRDEAEIRGHRRTYVGALPGRIVRAVKEAGSMNPVVLLDEIDKVGSDYRGDPAAALLEVLDPAQNHTFRDHYLEVELDLSDVVFLATANVLEAIPEPLLDRMDLVRLDGYTEDEKVVIARDHLLPRQLERAGLEPGEVTVRDEALRKLAGEYTREAGVRNLERSVTRLLRKVAAQHELGERELPFTIGVEELRPLIGRPHHTPESAQDPAERRTAVPGVVTGLAVTGAGGDVLYVEASLADAETGASGLQLTGQLGDVMKESAHIALSFLRSHGAELELPVGDLKERGVHLHVPAGAVPKDGPSAGITMTTALASLLSGRQVRPDVAMTGEVSLTGRVLPIGGVKQKLLAAHRAGITTVIIPKRNEPDLDDVPAEILEKLDVHPVSDVRRVLELALTPATAAPAAPEVPVAA; encoded by the coding sequence ATGGCTTCGACGTCCGCCTCGCTCACTCTGCCCGTGCTGCCCCTCGATGACGAGGTGGTGCTGCCGGGCATGGTGGTGCCGCTGGACCTGTCCGACGCGGAGGTGCGCGCGGCGGTGGAGGCCGCCCAGGCCGCCGCTGCCTCCGGTAACAAGCCACGGGTGCTGCTTGTGCCCCGTGTCGACGGCACATACGCGGGGACCGGCACGCTCGGGCGCGTCGAGCAGGTCGGACGGCTCTCCGACGGCGACCCCGGCGCGCTCATCCGGGGCCTGGGCCGGGTACGGATCGGCTCCGGCACCACCGGGCCCGGCGCCGCCCTGTGGGTGGAGGGCACCACCGTCGAGGAGAGCGTCCCCGACCCGCTGCCCGGCGCCGTCACCGAGCTGGTCAAGGAGTACAAGGCGCTGGCCACCGACTGGCTCAAGAAGCGCGGTGCCTGGCAGGTCGTGGACCGCGTCCAGCAGATCGAGGGCGTCTCGCAGCTCGCGGACAACTCCGGCTACTCGCCCTTCCTGACCACCGAACAGAAGGTGCAGTTGCTGGAGACCGCCGATCCGGTGGCGCGGCTCAAGCTCGCCACCGAGGCGCTGCGCGAGCACCTCGCCGAGCAGAACGTCGCGGAGTCCATCGCCAAGGACGTCCAGGAGGGCGTGGACAAGCAGCAGCGCGAGTTCCTGCTGCGCCGGCAGATGGAAGCCGTACGCAAGGAGCTGGCCGAGCTCAACGGCGACCCCGGCGACGAGAGCGAGGACTACCGCGCCCGTGTCGAGGCCGCCGACCTCCCCGAGGAGGTCCGCAAGGCCGCCCTGAAGGAGGTCGACAAGCTGGAGCGGGCCAGCGACCAGAGCCCCGAGGGCTCCTGGATCCGCACCTGGCTCGACACCGTCCTGGAGCTGCCCTGGAACGAGCGGACCGAGGACGCGTACGACATCGCCGGCGCGCGTGCCGTCCTGGACGCCGACCACGCGGGGCTGGAGGACGTCAAGGACCGGATCACCGAGTACCTGGCCGTGCGCAAGCGGCGCGCGGACCGGGGCCTGGGCCTGGTCGGCGGGCGCCGCGGCGGCGCGGTGCTCGCACTCGTAGGGCCGCCCGGCGTCGGAAAGACCTCGCTCGGAGAATCCGTGGCACGCGCCATGGGCCGCAAGTTCGTACGGGTCGCGCTCGGCGGCGTACGGGACGAGGCGGAGATCCGCGGCCACCGCCGTACGTACGTGGGCGCGCTGCCCGGACGGATCGTGCGGGCCGTCAAGGAAGCCGGGTCCATGAACCCCGTCGTCCTCCTGGACGAGATCGACAAGGTCGGCTCCGACTACCGCGGCGACCCGGCCGCCGCCCTCCTGGAAGTCCTGGACCCCGCGCAGAACCACACCTTCCGCGACCACTACCTGGAGGTCGAGCTCGACCTGAGCGACGTGGTCTTCCTCGCCACGGCCAACGTGCTCGAAGCCATCCCCGAGCCGCTGCTGGACCGGATGGACCTGGTCCGCCTGGACGGCTACACCGAGGACGAGAAGGTCGTCATCGCCCGTGACCACCTGCTGCCGCGCCAACTGGAGCGGGCCGGCCTGGAGCCGGGCGAGGTGACCGTCCGGGACGAGGCGCTGCGCAAGCTGGCGGGGGAGTACACCCGTGAGGCGGGCGTACGGAACCTGGAGCGGTCCGTCACCCGGCTGCTGCGCAAGGTCGCCGCCCAGCACGAGCTGGGCGAGCGGGAACTGCCGTTCACCATCGGGGTGGAGGAGCTGCGTCCGCTGATCGGACGGCCGCACCACACCCCGGAGTCGGCCCAGGACCCGGCCGAGCGCCGCACCGCGGTCCCCGGCGTAGTCACGGGCCTGGCGGTCACCGGCGCGGGCGGCGACGTCCTGTACGTGGAGGCGTCCTTGGCCGACGCCGAGACCGGCGCCTCCGGCCTCCAGCTCACCGGGCAGCTCGGCGACGTCATGAAGGAGTCCGCGCACATCGCGCTGTCCTTCCTGCGCTCGCACGGCGCCGAACTGGAGCTGCCGGTCGGTGACTTGAAGGAGCGCGGGGTCCATCTGCACGTACCGGCGGGCGCGGTCCCCAAGGACGGGCCGAGCGCCGGCATCACGATGACCACCGCCCTGGCCTCGCTGCTCTCGGGCCGGCAGGTGCGCCCGGACGTGGCGATGACCGGCGAGGTCTCGCTGACCGGGCGGGTGCTGCCGATCGGCGGCGTCAAGCAGAAGCTGCTCGCCGCGCACCGCGCCGGGATCACCACGGTGATCATTCCCAAGCGCAACGAGCCGGACCTGGACGACGTCCCGGCCGAGATCCTGGAGAAGCTCGACGTCCACCCCGTCTCGGACGTCCGCCGGGTCCTCGAACTGGCCCTGACCCCGGCCACCGCCGCCCCGGCCGCCCCGGAGGTCCCGGTCGCCGCCTGA
- a CDS encoding class I SAM-dependent methyltransferase has protein sequence MTGTARARSFDRAAGRYGASRPSYPPALLDAVEEFMGRPLAGARVADVGAGTGIATALLCGRGAEVVAVEPGDGMAAEFREALPGVPVVRGDGNALPLADASHDLITYAQAWHWTDTGRSVPEALRVLRPGGALAVWWNTHALDVPWIAAQRDRVARHCGVQPPSAARPDDGRAVRLAGFTGLRTARRQVRWSRTVPLDTHLENLGSHSAFLVLGEAGTRAFLAEERGRLREIFPAGTVEETYVADLLVAFRP, from the coding sequence GTGACCGGCACGGCGCGGGCGCGTTCGTTCGACAGGGCTGCCGGGCGGTACGGGGCGAGCCGCCCTTCGTATCCGCCCGCCCTTCTGGACGCCGTCGAGGAATTCATGGGACGCCCGCTGGCGGGGGCCCGGGTCGCCGACGTGGGGGCGGGCACCGGGATCGCCACCGCCCTGCTGTGCGGGCGCGGTGCCGAGGTGGTCGCGGTGGAGCCCGGTGACGGCATGGCGGCGGAGTTCCGCGAGGCCCTCCCCGGCGTGCCGGTCGTCCGGGGTGACGGCAACGCCCTGCCGCTCGCCGACGCCTCCCATGACCTGATCACGTACGCGCAGGCGTGGCACTGGACCGACACCGGCCGCTCCGTCCCCGAAGCGCTGCGCGTGCTGCGCCCGGGCGGGGCGCTGGCGGTCTGGTGGAACACCCACGCCCTGGACGTGCCGTGGATCGCCGCGCAGCGGGACCGGGTCGCGCGGCACTGCGGGGTGCAGCCGCCCTCGGCGGCCCGTCCTGACGACGGGCGTGCCGTCCGGCTCGCCGGCTTCACCGGTCTGCGCACCGCCCGCCGCCAGGTGCGCTGGAGCCGTACCGTCCCGCTCGACACGCACCTGGAAAACCTCGGCAGCCATTCGGCGTTCCTCGTCCTCGGCGAGGCCGGTACCCGTGCGTTCCTCGCCGAGGAGCGGGGGCGCCTGCGGGAGATCTTCCCTGCGGGGACGGTGGAGGAGACGTACGTGGCCGACCTGCTGGTCGCCTTCCGCCCCTGA
- a CDS encoding GNAT family N-acetyltransferase translates to MLRPWTPEEIAAVVGDERSEHWAEDFPADGDRVIAGFVAGHPDGPAGSGQRQILERESGLVVGSIGLFRPAREGVVEFGYGVVASRRGRGYASEAARAIVEFALDAPEVHTVRADVELGNPASIRVLEKAGLRRRVQDATTARYQITAQEFARLSAGPS, encoded by the coding sequence GTGCTGCGGCCCTGGACCCCCGAGGAGATCGCCGCCGTGGTCGGCGACGAGCGGTCGGAGCACTGGGCCGAGGACTTCCCCGCCGACGGGGACCGGGTGATCGCCGGTTTCGTCGCCGGGCATCCCGACGGACCCGCGGGAAGCGGGCAGCGTCAGATCCTGGAGCGGGAGAGCGGCCTGGTGGTCGGTTCCATCGGTCTGTTCCGGCCGGCGCGGGAGGGGGTCGTGGAGTTCGGGTACGGCGTCGTCGCCTCTCGCAGGGGGCGCGGTTACGCCTCCGAGGCCGCGCGGGCGATCGTGGAGTTCGCGCTGGACGCGCCGGAGGTGCACACCGTGCGGGCGGATGTGGAACTGGGCAATCCGGCGTCGATACGGGTGCTGGAGAAGGCCGGGCTGCGGCGCCGGGTCCAGGACGCCACGACGGCGCGGTACCAGATCACGGCGCAGGAGTTCGCACGGCTGTCTGCCGGACCCTCCTGA
- a CDS encoding rhomboid-like protein: MAATEADAAGKNDRPLLAGIPAPEHASPIEQVSAPGQASPPEHASPPDPGLASVSGLVPDSGFVSASGLVHDPGLAPASGLAPWRPGRLLPTPTGAPFTFCYALLLAATTVFAENADPALVLDLLRGSSTDVQHLAHAPLLALLTSALWSAGGLLSAYALAFPFVLTALERRVGSLRTAAVFFGGHAIATLATEVPVGLSVALGQLPGSALHRLDYGISFGVMTCVGALAVLLPPWGRLPLLFAAGALAVSDLLAYLDPVSDWGHLLSLTLGAASGALLRRVRRVRQTAVRTPAP; the protein is encoded by the coding sequence ATGGCCGCCACCGAGGCGGACGCCGCCGGGAAGAACGATCGCCCCCTGCTCGCGGGCATCCCCGCCCCCGAGCACGCTTCCCCGATCGAGCAGGTTTCTGCGCCCGGGCAGGCTTCCCCGCCCGAACACGCTTCTCCGCCCGATCCCGGCCTCGCGTCGGTCTCCGGCCTCGTGCCCGATTCCGGCTTCGTGTCGGCCTCCGGCCTCGTGCACGATCCCGGCCTCGCGCCCGCCTCCGGCCTCGCGCCGTGGCGGCCCGGAAGGCTGCTGCCCACGCCCACCGGCGCCCCCTTCACCTTCTGCTACGCCCTCCTCCTCGCCGCGACCACCGTGTTCGCCGAGAACGCCGACCCCGCGCTCGTACTGGACCTGCTGCGCGGCTCCAGTACGGACGTCCAGCACCTCGCGCACGCACCGCTGCTGGCGCTCCTGACCAGCGCCCTGTGGAGCGCGGGCGGGCTGCTCTCGGCGTACGCCCTCGCCTTCCCCTTCGTGCTGACCGCCCTGGAGCGGCGGGTCGGCTCCCTGCGGACCGCCGCCGTCTTCTTCGGCGGCCACGCCATCGCCACCCTCGCGACGGAAGTGCCGGTCGGGCTGTCGGTCGCCCTGGGGCAACTGCCCGGCTCGGCCCTGCACCGCCTCGATTACGGCATCAGCTTCGGCGTCATGACCTGCGTCGGGGCGCTGGCCGTCCTCCTCCCGCCGTGGGGGCGCCTGCCGCTGCTGTTCGCGGCCGGCGCCCTGGCCGTCAGCGATCTGCTCGCCTACCTCGACCCGGTCTCGGACTGGGGTCACCTGCTGTCACTGACCCTCGGCGCGGCGAGCGGCGCCCTGCTGCGGCGGGTCAGGAGGGTCCGGCAGACAGCCGTGCGAACTCCTGCGCCGTGA
- a CDS encoding spermidine synthase yields the protein MAPVPSVYPPQVHPRPDQAGQENEQDAPDAPDAYDGPRVLDRREGPYGEVVLRQRGEHFEIIANGCFLMDTSDGRSERLLIDAALAALPAGRERPALLIGGLGVGFSAVRAAAEPRWGRIVVVEREDAVVDWHRTGPLATLSAPALADPRTEIAPADLLTYLREDTGPDAFDALCLDIDNGPDWTVTEDNGGLYSPAGLALCRDRLTPGGVLAIWSAQPSSDFETSLRNAGFTGVRTEEVPVARGVPDVVHLAHKGA from the coding sequence ATGGCTCCCGTACCTTCCGTATACCCACCCCAGGTACATCCCCGTCCGGATCAGGCCGGTCAAGAGAACGAGCAGGACGCGCCGGACGCGCCGGACGCGTACGACGGGCCGCGCGTGCTGGACCGGCGCGAGGGCCCGTACGGCGAAGTGGTGCTGCGGCAGCGGGGCGAGCACTTCGAGATCATCGCCAACGGCTGTTTCCTCATGGACACCTCCGACGGCCGGTCCGAGCGGCTGCTGATCGACGCGGCGCTGGCCGCGCTGCCCGCCGGACGCGAGCGCCCCGCGCTGCTGATCGGCGGCCTGGGGGTCGGTTTCTCGGCGGTACGGGCCGCGGCCGAGCCGCGCTGGGGCCGGATCGTGGTGGTCGAGCGGGAGGACGCCGTCGTGGACTGGCACCGGACCGGCCCGCTCGCCACGCTCTCCGCGCCCGCGCTGGCCGATCCCCGTACCGAGATCGCGCCCGCGGACCTCCTGACCTACCTCCGCGAGGACACCGGCCCGGACGCCTTCGACGCGCTGTGCCTGGACATCGACAACGGCCCGGACTGGACGGTCACCGAGGACAACGGCGGCCTGTACTCCCCCGCGGGTCTGGCCCTGTGCCGGGACCGGCTCACGCCCGGCGGGGTGCTCGCCATCTGGTCCGCGCAGCCGTCGTCGGATTTCGAAACATCCTTGCGAAATGCCGGGTTCACCGGCGTACGTACCGAAGAAGTGCCGGTTGCCCGAGGCGTCCCCGACGTGGTGCACCTCGCCCACAAGGGCGCGTAG
- a CDS encoding response regulator transcription factor → MDQTQTTQGGTAAATPGAQRRILVVEDDPTIVDAIATRLRAEGFQVQTATDGPAAVDTAEAWQPDLLVLDVMLPGFDGLEVCRRVQARRPVPVMMLTARDDETDMLVGLGVGADDYMTKPFSMRELAARVHVLLRRVERAALAAHTPRSGILRLGELEIDHAQRRVRVRGEDVHLTPTEFDLLVCLANTPRAVLSREQLLAEVWDWADASGTRTVDSHIKALRRKIGAERIRTVHGVGYALETPPA, encoded by the coding sequence ATGGATCAGACGCAGACCACCCAGGGCGGCACCGCCGCGGCCACGCCCGGCGCCCAGCGCCGGATCCTCGTCGTGGAGGACGACCCGACGATCGTGGACGCCATCGCGACCCGGCTGCGCGCCGAGGGGTTCCAGGTGCAGACGGCCACCGACGGGCCGGCGGCCGTGGACACCGCCGAGGCATGGCAGCCGGACCTGCTGGTGCTCGATGTGATGCTGCCGGGCTTCGACGGCCTGGAGGTGTGCCGCCGGGTCCAGGCCCGGCGCCCGGTGCCGGTGATGATGCTGACCGCGCGGGACGACGAGACGGACATGCTGGTCGGCCTGGGGGTGGGCGCGGACGACTACATGACCAAGCCGTTCTCCATGCGGGAGCTGGCGGCGCGGGTGCATGTGCTGCTGCGGCGGGTGGAGCGCGCGGCGCTGGCCGCCCATACGCCGCGCAGCGGCATCCTGCGCCTGGGCGAGCTGGAGATCGACCACGCGCAGCGCCGGGTGCGGGTGCGCGGGGAGGACGTCCATCTGACGCCCACCGAGTTCGACCTGCTGGTGTGTCTGGCCAACACCCCGCGCGCGGTGCTCTCCCGTGAGCAGTTGCTGGCGGAGGTGTGGGACTGGGCGGATGCCTCGGGGACCCGTACGGTCGACAGCCACATCAAGGCGCTGCGCCGCAAGATCGGCGCCGAGCGCATCCGTACGGTGCACGGCGTCGGTTACGCGCTGGAGACCCCGCCCGCATGA